cacaattataccaaaatagtttctttattttttatagtatttgttattgttttattgcgattaactacactttttgaagacaaaatacacaggaaTACATAATCAGGCCCGTAGCCAGAGTcgagtttttttcaaacgaaaggAAAGTGCTTGTGTCTGGGAAAGTTTTGTGTTTTTCGGcgggatttgatttttttgaaacaaagtaTTAAGTTGTTTAAGTGATATAATTTTTAGTTCCATGAGGCATTTCCCATGAGAAATTTACCGTGACACATTTTTcgtgagacatttcccgtgagacatttgccATGAGACATTTGCcatgagacatttaccgtgagacatttaccgtgagatatttgccgtgagacatatcccgtgagacatttaccatcagacatttcccgtgagacacttaccgtgagacatttcccgtgagacctttcccgtgagacatttcccgtgagacatttcccgtgagacatttcccgtgagacacATGCCGTGAGACGTTTCCCATGAGATATTTCCCGTGAGACTtttgccgtgagacatttcccgtgagacattttCCATGAGAAATTTCCCGTGAGATATTTACCGTGAAACATTTTccgtgagacatttgccgtgagacatttaccgtgagacatttcccatgagaaatttcccgtgagacatttgccgtTAGACATTTCCCATTAGAAATTTCCCctgagacatttaccgtgagacatttaccgtgagacatttcccgtgagacatttaccgtgaggcatttcccgtgagacatttaccaTAAGACATTTCCAatgagacatttcccgtgaggcatttgccgtgagacatttaccgtgagaaATTTTCCGAgagacatttgccgtgagacaaacaaaaatcgttacagccgtttcttaaaaaaaaaatgttctaaaatattttcaaaaaaaaaaaaagttggtatgccatttttttccatatttttcaacatagatacctacctataaaaacgaaattttgtaaaaattcatgatcccgttttcaaaaattaaattgtcaaacaaaaatgaGTATTATACAAACGGATAGAAAGACACAGACAGAATTgctggacccacttttttggcattttccatTATCGTTATGTCATGCATGATTGTTATTTCGAGTTCGATTATTTACAAATCCTACTGTTCTAGTTCCTACATAATATCAAAAGTGAAAATGATCGGAAAAGGtaaatattgtagttttcaCACCgcagctttttttcaaattttgaaaattatagtaTAAGCCTTGTACGTACatagatcgagctaaattttagatcccatatagtccggtcaatttagacatccgaggttacattaattcccagcaagctgaaaattggtagaattgttggaaacaccatcataaattaaatctaaaaagtcctcatcgatccgaggcacagtgtggccaatcacgaatctagctggacaaaattaataactcgcgttaaatcgactttttttctaaacagttttaaacaaatgaatgtgaatagataaaattctataaaaaagaaagattttttaaaaagaaatctataatttctgcaaaaagtgggtcaaaatagtgatgaagaaaatgcatttttgaatttatgtttccgtaaacacattctatgattggatattagactgggccaaaaaaaaaaaatatttttttttttgaaattaatatcgaaaatcttgttcaggacgatgaaaaaaaaatttggtgaaaatttgagccgttaaaaaaaattttaagaggtctatcatcggtgttttttatttttatacatgatatgacgttttacaacagaactgctagacgatcaaagtaaaaaaaatttctgttcattttttcttatataaaattaaatttcctacaaaaaagatcttattgaaaattttcgtcagacgagccgtattcgagtaattaagctttttaaatcgaagtgttttttcaatttgactgtttcactttggaattttgtgatgagcaaataagtgaataaaaaaataaaatcacgacagattcttataggaaatttaattctctacaaaaaaggtcttgtagtaattttccctaaattgaaatctaaaaaagttattcacgatttaaatcgagaaaaaaattaaaaaatcaattttcaatttaaaaattttctaattcactgaaaattcaatattttcaaattagcaagatgttttcttgtagggaattaaacgttctataaaaagttccttggcagcaaattaattgctttaaccgttaagaagatattcgtatcaaaaccaatgcccactgatttcaatagttttcttatgacaagtatgcatttgcgatttgaatacgattatcttctaaacggttatagcaattaatttgctgccaaggaactttttatagaacgtttaattccctacaagaaaacatcttgctaatatgaaaatattgaattttcagtgaattagaaaatttttaaattgaaaattgattttttaatttttttctcgatttaaatcgtgaataacttttttagatttcaatttagggaaaattactacaagaccttttttgtagagaattaaatttcctataagaatctgtcgtgattttatttttttattcacttatttgctcatcacaaaattccaaagtgaaacagtcaaattgaaaaaacacttcgatttaaaaagcttaattactcgaatacggctcgtctgacgaaaattttcaataagatcttttttgtaggaaatttaattttatataagaaaaaatgaacagaaattttttttactttgatcgtctagcagttctgttgtaaaacgtcatatcatgtataaaaataaaaaacaccgatgatagacctcttaaaattttttttaacggctcaaattttcaccaaatttttttttcatcgtcctgaacaagattttcgatattaatttcaaaaaaaaaaatattttttttttttggcccagtctattggatatacttaattatttaaaaaaacgcttgaaaaatctcaataaataaaaactctattgctattcacgaaaaaagagattcagaataattagtttttattaagaaatagaacttttacacacgtttttgacaggtgacatacatgatttatttCCTCAATgtcatgctttaaattaaaattttagcaatgattttaattaaatatgcttcacaatcatacaaaatggcatcacctttaaaaatatctgcagataatttaaaaaagtaactcctttttgtgcaagcttgaaacataagggcctattaaaaacagatgtgtttatattaccttcgatgtttttcaagctaataattctctaaatttcttcgtgaccctatatttctggccttttacacttgcttgctttttgcattgaacttctttaaaatgtaccgacagaaaagcatcattcatcaatgataatgcctcattagttgaaaattccagtggtttagtggttccagaggatcaaaacttaatcttttatacattttgatccttcactcaaagaacatttcgataaatcctttccggtattattggaatatgctttttcaattttgcggagagcgattctactgattttaactattttctaatggataggtgcacttaggagacttttaaccttccgtttgttatatttttcccgtatttttagtttttaaaaattcgtttctaCTCTTctttcactatctactgtttttgtttatttagttatcAATCACATACCtaatattggtcaagcaaaatgaaattcatgtttaaagagcggtccaaagtgtcttccaccttttttgtctttttttcgcttaacttgaagcacaaaacttttatttatgtttttaatttttatttattgtcaaaaatgttccaaagatgatacctgctcattaaaagatcaaaaaaactgtcttttcgatcttatttggcagttttgacacatttttcgaaaatttgtttttttgaaaatcttgacttcattttgaaaagtgaaaaaagttgtatggcggtcgagaaagcgcgagacatgtaaatagctaatcttaatgacaacactacacaatacattaattaattaatttcagaccggaaaaatgcggaaaaattaactttacctctaaatgaaaaacaaagatattttttttttgcacttcctagccttcttacagaattcatttttttttaatagttgcaatggtaattaataaataaaaattataatactttacctccaaatgtagattaacaatttaaaaaaacaattacaacaaaaaaactaccacagcgtttttaatcgtcaaccaaactcaagcgaaaaatagaatactttatattatctccatccaactgttgacaagaaccaactttcaagcttagctaacgctaatccgagatgaaaagaaaaaaaccaaacatgaattacagttacccattgtattgagaagctcaactcatgatttaaaatcatgtggctaaacttttttttttctattttgcccagtcagattggcgaattaccacactgtgcgaggcctggaaaaaaatgtacggggggtcaaaggtcacaaaaactggttttttacgattttcagcaaaacggtaagtcttatcaaaaaattttcaatgcaagaattgtagaccagattattatatataaaaagtgtcatgacacttttttttctaagacccaccgtttcttaggtaaaacgattcaaaaagttgaagttgagttgtaatcgtcataatcaggcctattctgaagaaaactcccaactgaaaagttcttgaaatttctttatattttttagcttaaattttgttcttcaatggttaagaatatggggaaagcaaaaaaacacatgcaaattttcaacatttgtccgattggggcccttctcccgaaaccatttccctggtaatttttgtttagaataggtctgaatatatacagggtgtccgatagagaatggacaatcCTAAGACGGCTGATAGccacacttatgactgttctaaaaacagatagaaaaaagttctatcacaaccagttcataaaatattgtttttgttcagtgtattttaaattttatcattttatgttttcgttcactacaaccacgaatttttttccaggcctcggatcgatgagaactttttagatttaatttatgatggtgtttccaacagttctaccaattttcagcttgctgggaattaatgtaacctcaaccccttattttagtctaatttgaccgaactaatacaaattatcgaaaaaattaaaccgagctaaaatttatctgaCCATTTTATCGGTAATTTGTATCGGAGCTAAAATTTAGGTcggatctgcgtaccaggctatagTAATAAAACTTGGCACATGGTTTCCGCTTTATGTTCATTGATTTGTAAAACATTTTGTCGTCCATTTGGAACCGACAATtggtttaagtagttttaatttcttgttttttaaaccTAAGTTTGGCCAATTTCTGTTGGGAATTGAAAACGTCATTGATAAAGGATAATTTTCCACTgatcgcaaaaaaaaattaatgatgaaCTTGGAAAGTCGGTCCATCAAACATTGAGAACACCACAAGGCAATCAGGAAACTAGAGACTTTGATCTTAAAATTGGTTTTCTTTCACCTCCAATACGGAAATTTCTGAGATATGGTGATTTAAGAAAATCGCTAAAAACTGGATGTTTTGTTGTATCCTTTAAGTTTTTCCCTTGGAATTTCAGTGAGAATAGACCGTACCATGCCGCTAGAACAAAAGGTGAGCTAGTCCgaataataatatgtgtttttCTATTTACCTGTCAAACTACCACCTAGGTTTTtcagaaaacaaaaagaaatgccaacaaattttgttttcagaaGCTATTTGCtttaattgcattttaaataaatttgtaccatagtttttttcatataccagaaaaaattgttaataaaatttcaaactaatgaCGGTAACGATACCTCAGTTTCTTAACAGTCTTGTATCTGTATCCGTCATCAGCAAGAACAGCGGATTCAGCAACTGGAGCAACTTCAACAACTGGAGCGGCTACTTCGACGGCAGCTTGTTCCTCAACTGGGGGCAAATATTCGTTGTTGATTTCGTTGACATCACGACGATGCCTTAGACGAAGCTTCCTAACAGTCTTGTAACGATATCCATCATCAGCTAAAATAGTTGGTTCAGGAGCAATAACAGCTTCAGCTGGTGGCAAGTATTCAACAGTTGGTGCAGCTACCTCCTGTACTGGTGGCAAGTATTCAGTTGGAACTACTCCAGCTGATGCTAAAGATAGCAAAGCAAATCCTACAACGAAGAATCTCTGCAAATTCAGAAATTAGTTTGAAATCCTTAAGATACACGCTCGATCTATTGACTTACCATAATTCTAAGATATTCTATCCAAAGACGATAATAAGTGAATGATACTATTTTGCTAAATATTTCtcatttatataagaaaaattggAACATTTGTAAGTGCCTAtacattttttggaatttattcCGAATTCCTCTTAAACACTTACAAATACTTCCGCcacatatttttaattcttttaaaatgTGGAAATCTTCTTAATGTAGTTTAACTAAATTTTTCTACACATATGTTGCTCCAAAATATCTTAttcatttcattaaaaactGTTAATTCTTTAAATGATTGATctattttaacttaaaacttCTTCAAAGCCACATTTCAAAAAGTTCAATCACATCATTTTTGAAGCCCCATTCATAAAAGTCATATATGATTCGAGGTTATTTCGTGTCTAACCCAGCCACGCTTCAAGAAGAACCCAATCATAATCAAATTAAAAGATCAACTGTGAATCACTTTATTCATTCATCAAGTAGGTATCTCTGAGATGTGTTCATTCATTAAACTTGATTTTTGGATATTTGTCTAATGTCGTCATCGCaaacatcaaataaaaataaaatcaaatttcgGAGCATCTCTTCGAAACAATCTCTCATGCTGGCAATTACTTCCGGAACAAATTGTTGTCGATTTATCTTCAACCCAAAATATGGATAAgcttgaataaattaattcgGACTCATAAATATTTATGATTTTCTTGTTTagacacaaattaaaaaaaaaaaaactatctttaaTCGGTTAGGCGTTCTCGATTGTAATTATTCATTGTTTTAACGcaaattctccaaaaaaaaaaactcgacaaGAGTTAAAATATTGGAAGCAATTAGAAATCTATAGAATTCAACCTTGAAGTATTGTGTGATAGTCAATCATACAATCAGCAGAGAGAAACAATTTGCCAAGAAGTTATACACTTGGAAACAGTCAAGAGATTGTCTTCGAGATTAATTATGCGAATAGAACTGTAAAAGAATTAActataaataagaaataatttgaCAAACAAAGCATCATTCATTCGAGAACATTTATGAATAGAAAATCTTAGAATTATGGTAAGTCAATTCAACAAAACGCACCGATTTAAGGACTTAAAGGATAACACAAACATATTTGAATATTTGCAGAGATTCTTCGTTGTAGGATTTACATTGCTAGCTTTAGCATCAGCTGGAGTAGTTCCAACTGAATACTTGCCACCAGTACAGGAGGTAGCCGCACCAACTGTTGAATACTTGCCACCAGCTGAAGCTGTTATTGCCCCTGAACCAACTATTTTAGCTGATGATGGATATCGTTACAAGACTGTGAGGAAACTTCGTTTGAGGCATCGTCGTGATGTTAACGAACTTAGCAACGAATACTTGCCCCCAGTTGAGGAACAAGCTGCCGTCGAAGTAGCTGCCCCAGTTGTTGAAGTTGCCCCAGTACCAGATTCCGCTGTTCTTGCTGATGATGGATACCGTTACAGAACCGTGAAGAGGTACCGTCTTAGGCGTCGTCGTGATGTTAACGAACTCAACAACGAATACTTGCCCCCAGTTGAGGAACAAGCTGTTGTTGAAGTTTCCGCCCCAGTTGTCGAAGTTGCCCCAGTACCAGAGTCCGCTGTTCTTGCTGATGATGGATACCGTTACAGAACCGTGAAGAGGTACCGTCTTAGGCGTCGTCGTGATGTGAACGAAATCAACAACGAATACTTGCCCCCAGTTGAGGAACAAGCTGCTGTCGAAGTATCTGCCCCAGTTGTCGAAGTTGCTCCTGTACAAGAATCAGCCGTTCTTGCTGATGATGGATACCGTTACAGAACCGTGAAGAGGTACCGTCTCAGACGTCGTCGTGATGTTAACGAACTCAACAACGAATACTTGCCCCCAGTTGAGGAACAAGCTGCCGTCGAAGTGTCTGCCCCTGTTGTCGAAGTCGCTCCTGTACAAGAATCCGCCGTTCTCGCTGATGATGGATACAGGTACAAAACTGTTAGGAAATTGAGATATCGTTATCGTCATTAAATCGAATTATGAATGACAAAATCTGACATTATGGtacaaattataattataaacgaaagacaaaataaattcgaacaatatttaaattaaaacaaaataaccttttattttaacattttaagtattttttgttaTAGTCGATGAGATTCTGTTTGGATAGATCATGGATAGTTTAAAAATTGAGTTTGGCTGCCCATTTCAAagattttcttttcatttttaattttttttttttcgatattatGACGTTATTTTTAACTGCTTATTTTGACTTTAATTTTGACGTTTCACTGAAAAAGTTCTAAAACTAAATGATAAATGTGACCTCACactgaaaatatattttaacttaGGTTCAGGgctgtaaaaatatcaattcaaaaaaatgcatttgagattaaaataatgcaaataaaaatattttgcattgaaaaaaaaaattattgctaaAATTTCAATGTCAAAAAGTTGGTATAGTCCACTAAAAtctgtattttaaaaactaatggtGCTATCGGTATCGGTGCAGTTAAGTAACTTTTATCAGATATTCAACAAGTTTATGAACCAAAAAAAGATAGGTATCAGAAaattttcaagacttgaaaagtattaaaaatcgatgtttttttttaattgttatgaAAAACATAACAGCCCGATCACACGTCATAGGCTCCAAGTCTTCTGGCAGATAGTATAGGGGAAACAGACTTGACGTAAACCAAGCGTTGAGAACACTTAGGggagaggtgcggacagtgagacaccctttttttaaattggtatatcttagaatgttttcaagatagcttaacaaaactttgaagacagtttaagacacattttatcttaatgttgcaaaaaaacttgtagttaaagaatgaatgaaagcatcacattggacttaaatgtagaaaaagtcaaaacgtctcactgtttgcaaggggtgcgatcagtgagacattcttagttgaaacaaaaaatttacgaaaacgtcaaataattaggtaattgacaagtatataaataattaatttatgttactttaacccattttttcaaataaaaataacaaaaagcccaaaaaaaacgaaagaaaaaacacttcgaaatCATATTGAACattctaaaataatagattttttttaaaactatatgtctcactgtttgctttttaaaaatcttaaaaatcaaacagtGAGACCTGTTTGCTTTTAcataatgtctcactgtttactttttgtcatttttcggaaaaatataaaattataaaaaacgagaaggaattctaattacatgatattttttatgaaagaacatataaatataatacatatgtaaaaaacgTTCTctccactaaccagatttttttgtgttatacactctttttataacactccaaaaactactttcacctgattttgtgtgatattttacggtgtagggaaatggacagctttaattaagtcgggacaaaattaaaagacgcagacggggaaataaacgttttgacataaactagcgttactgtgcttattttcagaaaagagaaaaatggattgtctcactgtttgcactgtctcactgtccgcaccttTCCCCTAATTAAAATTCCATCTTTCAAAAGATTCGGTATTACCATATCATACTAATATCATTAAGCGTTCCAATACGACCGCGAAGTAAGAAGAAAGATATTACTAAAAACTGCTGGTACaagcaattgaaaaaaaaaacacaagcatTCATTTGGCCTGAGAAATGAATCAATACAAAACCGCTGGGTTTGTCGCCGATTTCTACGGTGAACTCAGCGAAAACCACAGTGAGAGTTATGATTCTATCGACATCGAAATCATAAAATTGCCGAATTAaacgaagaagaaaaacaagcttAAAGGGCCCCTGAACAATCCcgtaaaaatttaacttatttgaGTACCTAACCTTTTTCTATGGtaatgaaaaacaatattttggtgGGCTTCAAAATTATCTGAATTGCTTCTTCTCATTTGATTACAACAACAAATGAAAAATTGGTTAATGTAAATAAATTTCGTAATGAATGTTTGTTATTGCATGAGAAACATTGGGCAGGGAGTTGAACAGTCAATGACCAAATCAATGTttcaaaaataagaagaatacagagaatttcttaaaaaagcTCTCCGAAGCTTAAAAGGAATCTTATACCAAAAACCAAGCAATTTGTATAGTTGCAGAACCAGAACCAAGCAATTTGTATAGTTGCAGAACCAGAATGCCAAAGCAATCCATTTCTACTTAAAGCAACAATAAGATTTCAATAAGCTTTTTGagtaaaaccaaattttttgtaaaagtattaggtttttatttgtttgctttcatttttaaaaaaaacagaaagaaataTCACAACCATCCTTAATGACGTCTCAAACGGAAACGCTTGACGGTCTTGTAACGGTATCCATCGTTAGCCAAAACGGTTTGGATTTCTGGCTGAGGTTCTGGGATAGCGATTTGAGCTTCTTCAACAACTGGGGGCAGGTATTCGTTGGATGGGAGTTCGTTGACGTCACGACGATGCCTCAAACGGTAACGTTTGACGGTCTTGTAACGGTATCCATCATCAGCCAAGACAGTTTGGATTTCTGGTTGGGGTTCGGCGACAGCGAATTGAGCTTCCTCAACTGGGGGCAAGTATTCGTTTGTTGGGAGTTCGTTGACGTCACGACGATGCCTCAAACGGAAACGCTTGACGGTCTTGTAACGGTATCCATCATCAGCCAAGACAGTTTGGATTTCTGGTTGGGGTTCGGCGACAGCGAATTGAGCTTCTTCAACTGGGGGCAAGTATTCGTTGGAAGGAAGTTCGTTGACGTCACGACGATGCCTCAAACGGAAACGCTTGACGGTCTTGTAACGGTATCCATCATCAGCCAAGACAGTTTGGATTTCTGGTTGGGGTTCTGTGATAGCGAATTGAGCTTCTTCAACTGGGGGCAAGTATTCGTTGGATGGGAGTTCGTTGACGTCACGACGATGCCTCAAACGGAAACGCTTGACGGTCTTGTAACGGTATCCATCATCAGCCAAGACAGTTTGGATTTCTGGTTGGGGTTCTGGGATAGCGAATTGAGCTTCTTCAACTGGGGGCAAGTATTCGTTGGATGGGAGTTCGTTGACGTCACGACGATGCCTCAAACGGAACCGCTTGACGGTCTTGTAACGGTATCCATCATCAGCCAAGACAGTTTGGATTTCTGGTTGGGGTTCGGCGACAGCGAATTGAGCTTCTTCAACTGGGGGCAAGTATTCGTTGGAAGGAAGTTCGTTGACGTCACGACGATGCCTCAAACGGAAACGCTTGACGGTCTTGTAACGGTATCCATCATCAGCCAAGACGGTTTGGATTTCTGGTTGGGGTTCGGCGACAGCGAATTGAGCTTCTTCAACTGGGGGCAAGTATTCGTTGGAAGGAAGTTCGTTGACGTCACGACGATGCCTTAAACGGAAACGCTTGACGGTCTTGTAACGGTATCCATCATCAGCCAAGACGGTTTGGATTTCTGGTTGGGGTTCGGCGACAGCGAATTGAGCTTCTTCAACTGGGGGCAAGTATTCGTTGGAAGG
This DNA window, taken from Episyrphus balteatus chromosome 2, idEpiBalt1.1, whole genome shotgun sequence, encodes the following:
- the LOC129912538 gene encoding fibrous sheath CABYR-binding protein-like; the encoded protein is MVSQFNKTHRFKDLKDNTNIFEYLQRFFVVGFTLLALASAGVVPTEYLPPVQEVAAPTVEYLPPAEAVIAPEPTILADDGYRYKTVRKLRLRHRRDVNELSNEYLPPVEEQAAVEVAAPVVEVAPVPDSAVLADDGYRYRTVKRYRLRRRRDVNELNNEYLPPVEEQAVVEVSAPVVEVAPVPESAVLADDGYRYRTVKRYRLRRRRDVNEINNEYLPPVEEQAAVEVSAPVVEVAPVQESAVLADDGYRYRTVKRYRLRRRRDVNELNNEYLPPVEEQAAVEVSAPVVEVAPVQESAVLADDGYRYKTVRKLRYRYRH